The Bosea sp. 685 DNA window GAGGGCGGCGGCGACGAGAAGATCATCGCCGTGCCGGTGCCCAAGCTGACCAAGCGCTACGAGAACGTGCACAACTATACCGATCTGCCGAAGATCACGCTCGACCAGATCCAGCACTTTTTCGAGCACTACAAGGATCTCGAGCCCGGCAAATGGGTGAAGCTCTCCGGCTGGGGCGACGCCGCCAAGGCCAAGCAGCTCATCCTCGAGGCGATGGATCGCGCCAAAGCGGCGAAGACGGGCTGACACGTCATTCTCGGGCTTGACCCGAGAATCTCGCGCAAGCTGAGGCTCCTGCTGGCCTCATCGTCCGGAGATGGTCGGGTCAAGCCCGACCATGACGAGTGTTTCCGTCAGACTCCGATCGACTCACCCAGCGCCACCACGCGCTTGGCCATCTCGGCATGCAGTCGCTCGACCATGCGGCCGTCGAGTTGGATCGCGCCCTTGTCGGCGTTCTCCGGCTGGTCGAAGGCGGCGATGATCGCCCTCGCCCGCGAGAGTTCGAGGTCGTCGGGCGCGAAGACCGCGTTGGCGGTCGCGACCTGGCCGGGATGGATCAGCGTCTTGCCGTCGAAGCCGAGATCGCGGCCCTGCTCGCATTCCGCTGTGAAGCCGGCCTCGTCCTTGAGGTCGTTATAGACGCCGTCGACGATGTCGATGCCATAGGCGCGGGCAGCCAGGATCGCCGTCGTCAGCCAGGGCAGCATCGGCGCGCGGCCGGGCACGAAGCGGGCGCGCGTTTCCTTGGCGAGGTCGTTGGTGCCCATCACGAAACAGGCCAGCCGCGTCCGGCGGTCCTGCACCGCGCGCGCAATGCGCTCGGCGTCGAGGACGGCGAGCGGCGTCTCGATCATCGCCCAGATTCGGATCTCGGGGGCGGCCCAAAGGCCGTCGAGCAAGGTGCCTATCTGCTGCAGGGTTTCGGGCGAGGAGACCTTCGGGATCAGGATGGCGTCGGGCTTGGCCTCTGCGGCGGCGGCAAGATCGGCGGCAAACCAGGGCGTGTCGAGGCCGTTGGTGCGGATCACGAGCTCGCGCCGGCCAAAGCCGCCGGCCTTCACGGCGGCGCAGACCTGGGCGCGAGCCATCTCCTTGGCGTCGGGCGCGACGGCGTCTTCGAGGTCGAGGATCAAGGCGTCGGCGGCGATCTCGCGGGCCTTTTCGAGCGCGCGGGCGTTTGAGCCGGGCATGTAGAGGACGCTGCGGCGTGGGCGGATTGTGGTCATGGCAATCTCTCAAATCTAACGCGGGACTCACGCGAAAGGCCGGTTATCGCTGTTTCGCATCCAGCTCGGGCGGCATCGCTGCCACTCTTCGCTGCACTGCACACTAGACGCGACGCACTTGCAACGTCAGTTCTGCAAAAGGCGGATGCGGGAGGGCGCAGGGATGGCGTGGATCGCGGGGGTGGATGGCTGCAAGGCGGGCTGGATCGCGGCGCTCATCGACACTGCCGCCCAAGAGCCCCC harbors:
- a CDS encoding CoA ester lyase; its protein translation is MTTIRPRRSVLYMPGSNARALEKAREIAADALILDLEDAVAPDAKEMARAQVCAAVKAGGFGRRELVIRTNGLDTPWFAADLAAAAEAKPDAILIPKVSSPETLQQIGTLLDGLWAAPEIRIWAMIETPLAVLDAERIARAVQDRRTRLACFVMGTNDLAKETRARFVPGRAPMLPWLTTAILAARAYGIDIVDGVYNDLKDEAGFTAECEQGRDLGFDGKTLIHPGQVATANAVFAPDDLELSRARAIIAAFDQPENADKGAIQLDGRMVERLHAEMAKRVVALGESIGV